A single Prevotella sp. E15-22 DNA region contains:
- a CDS encoding tetratricopeptide repeat protein has product MRRYSYIVLFFAISILMVACSAHKNTAKSRFWQSFTAKYNTYYNGSLAYTDGTLEKEKGHKDNFTEILPLNTVGSKQSRTLGKGNFDRTIEKMEKTIKLHSIKAKPEWTKTRRKTARDKEWLGRKEYNPFLWKAWLMMGQAQYQKGEFDEAAATFSYMARLYQTQPLQNGIARAWLARCYVELDWLYDAEDVIRNMSRDSMHYQAKKDWDATYADYYLKTGEFEKAVPYLRQTIRHEKRKTQKAREWFLMGQIQSTLGKREEAYKAYQKAIRQNPPYELEFNARIAQTEVMAKGNYKKMIARLNRMAHSDNNKDYLDQVYYAIGNIHMMQRDTIKAIAAYEKGNEKATRNGIEKGVLLLKLGDLYWTKEKYNDAQRCYGEAIGLLDKERPDYEELSKRSKVLDELVPFTDAVHLQDSLQELANMSEKDRMAAIDRVIEALKKKEKEERKKAQEAEVEKALAKQENTGNRLQTNKPTNTAAVSNGQWYFYNQMAVSQGKQTFQKQWGKRENADDWQRTNKTVVGSLSMPDDTEVPDSLENMDSLADMETPADSLATESDSLANDPHNREYYLAQIPFSDEQKAESDLIIMDGLYNSGVIFKDKLENLALAEKQLVRLTGHYPDFENLDQAWYHLFLLYSRQGDSVAANNCLARLIESYPESEWTILLNDPYFEENARFGEHIEDSIYGATYDAFKEGKHNIIHANAKLSEERFPLGDNRAKFIFINGLSLLNEGDAKGCVNELKTVIEKYPQSEVTEMAGMIIKGVQEGRTLHGGTFNLDDIWSRRDVTLDLDSTSTDTLSADRNVPFLFMLGYQPDSVNENQLLYEMARFNFSNFLVRNFDLEIEREQGFCRMLIRGFLSFDEALQYARQLYASETMARALRHCRSLVISEHNLTLIGSRYSYKDYDTFYERVFLPMPISNEELLNIPTYIGNEENEESDETMEDEPRKNAPIEDDDDFDLW; this is encoded by the coding sequence ATGCGCAGATACTCATACATAGTACTTTTCTTCGCCATCAGCATTCTGATGGTGGCATGCTCTGCGCATAAAAACACAGCAAAAAGCCGATTCTGGCAATCGTTTACAGCCAAATACAACACATACTACAATGGTTCATTGGCCTATACTGACGGTACACTTGAGAAGGAGAAGGGACATAAGGACAACTTCACCGAGATTCTGCCACTAAACACCGTGGGGAGCAAACAAAGTCGTACATTGGGTAAAGGAAACTTTGACCGAACCATTGAGAAGATGGAGAAGACCATTAAGCTTCACTCCATCAAGGCAAAGCCGGAATGGACAAAGACAAGACGTAAGACGGCACGCGACAAGGAATGGCTGGGACGCAAGGAGTATAACCCATTCCTATGGAAAGCTTGGCTCATGATGGGACAGGCGCAATACCAGAAAGGGGAGTTTGACGAGGCTGCTGCCACGTTTAGTTACATGGCCCGACTCTATCAGACGCAACCACTGCAGAATGGTATTGCACGTGCTTGGCTGGCCCGTTGTTACGTGGAGCTGGACTGGCTCTACGATGCGGAGGACGTGATACGCAACATGAGTCGCGACTCTATGCACTATCAAGCTAAGAAAGACTGGGATGCCACTTATGCGGACTATTACCTGAAAACGGGTGAGTTTGAGAAGGCTGTACCCTATCTGCGACAGACCATCCGTCACGAGAAGCGCAAGACACAGAAGGCGCGCGAGTGGTTCCTGATGGGGCAGATACAGAGCACATTGGGCAAACGCGAGGAGGCTTATAAGGCCTATCAGAAAGCCATCCGACAGAACCCTCCGTACGAATTGGAGTTCAACGCTCGCATTGCTCAAACAGAGGTTATGGCAAAGGGCAACTATAAAAAGATGATTGCCCGTTTGAACCGTATGGCCCATTCGGATAATAACAAGGATTATCTGGATCAGGTGTACTATGCTATCGGCAATATACACATGATGCAACGCGACACCATAAAAGCCATCGCAGCCTATGAGAAAGGTAACGAGAAAGCCACACGCAATGGCATTGAGAAGGGTGTGTTGTTGCTGAAACTGGGTGACCTGTATTGGACCAAGGAGAAATATAATGACGCACAGCGATGCTATGGCGAGGCGATAGGACTACTGGATAAGGAGCGGCCTGACTACGAGGAGCTATCGAAACGCTCAAAGGTGCTTGATGAACTGGTGCCTTTTACGGATGCTGTACACCTGCAAGACTCGCTGCAGGAGTTGGCCAACATGAGCGAGAAGGACCGCATGGCCGCCATCGACCGCGTGATTGAAGCATTGAAGAAGAAAGAGAAGGAGGAGCGGAAGAAAGCACAGGAGGCTGAGGTTGAAAAGGCTTTGGCAAAGCAAGAGAACACTGGCAATCGCCTACAAACGAACAAGCCAACAAACACTGCCGCGGTGAGCAACGGTCAGTGGTATTTCTACAACCAGATGGCTGTGAGCCAAGGTAAACAGACCTTCCAAAAGCAATGGGGAAAGCGCGAGAATGCCGACGACTGGCAGCGCACCAACAAAACGGTGGTAGGCAGTTTAAGTATGCCGGACGATACCGAGGTTCCCGACTCGCTGGAGAACATGGATTCACTGGCTGACATGGAGACACCTGCCGACAGCCTTGCTACCGAGAGCGATTCGCTGGCAAACGATCCACATAACCGCGAATACTACCTGGCACAAATTCCTTTCTCTGACGAGCAAAAAGCCGAGAGCGACCTGATTATTATGGATGGACTGTATAACTCGGGCGTCATCTTCAAGGATAAACTTGAGAACCTGGCTTTGGCAGAGAAGCAACTGGTGAGACTAACAGGGCACTATCCTGACTTCGAGAACCTGGATCAGGCATGGTATCACCTCTTCTTATTGTATTCAAGACAGGGTGATTCCGTGGCTGCCAACAATTGCCTGGCACGACTGATAGAGAGTTATCCTGAGAGTGAATGGACCATTCTGCTCAACGACCCATACTTTGAAGAGAACGCACGCTTTGGCGAGCATATAGAAGACTCTATCTACGGGGCCACCTACGATGCCTTCAAAGAAGGAAAGCACAATATTATCCATGCCAATGCGAAGTTGTCGGAGGAGCGATTCCCCCTGGGTGACAACAGAGCGAAATTTATCTTCATCAACGGACTGAGTCTGCTGAACGAAGGCGACGCCAAAGGTTGCGTGAACGAGCTGAAGACTGTGATAGAGAAATATCCGCAGAGCGAGGTGACCGAGATGGCGGGCATGATTATCAAAGGCGTGCAGGAGGGCAGAACGCTACATGGCGGCACCTTTAACCTGGACGATATATGGTCAAGGCGTGACGTGACACTGGATCTTGACTCTACAAGCACCGACACACTATCGGCCGACCGTAACGTGCCGTTCCTCTTTATGCTGGGTTACCAGCCTGACTCGGTCAACGAGAATCAGTTGCTTTACGAGATGGCACGATTTAACTTCTCGAACTTCCTGGTGCGTAATTTCGACCTAGAGATAGAACGTGAGCAAGGCTTCTGCCGCATGCTTATACGTGGTTTCCTAAGTTTCGACGAAGCACTGCAATATGCGCGTCAGCTCTATGCTTCCGAAACAATGGCGCGTGCTTTAAGACATTGTCGCAGTCTGGTTATCAGCGAGCATAACCTGACGCTGATTGGCAGCAGGTATAGCTATAAGGACTATGACACATTCTATGAACGGGTGTTCCTGCCGATGCCAATTAGCAACGAGGAACTACTGAACATCCCCACCTATATTGGTAATGAGGAGAACGAAGAGAGTGACGAGACCATGGAGGACGAGCCACGGAAAAATGCTCCAATAGAGGATGATGATGACTTTGATCTTTGGTAA
- a CDS encoding bifunctional response regulator/alkaline phosphatase family protein — translation MTNGQLLWVDDEVEQLKGHIIFLEKKGYDVTTVSNGTDAIDICKERSFDLVLLDEQMPGLSGLETLQRIKEISPATPIVMVTKSEEENIMEQAIGQKIADYLIKPVNPNQILLVLKKNIHRREIETEVTQSRYQQQFQQIAMQIMDCNTWQDWMTVYKQLVHWELQLSSTDSQMTEMLAMQKEEANIGFAKFVKKNYLNWVSALNNPNIPANADANHHPLLSPEIFKTKIFPHLNQKEKVFLVVMDNFRYDQWRMLAQEIGDQFDLDEDLYFSILPTATQYARNAIFSGLMPNKIAKMFPELWVDEDEEEGKNLNEGPLIKTQLERYRRHESFSYNKINSSADAEKFMQQLNQLDKNDLNVVVFNFIDMLSHARTESKMVRELANNESAYRSITLSWFRHSVIAEFFRWLAQTNYKVIVTTDHGSIRCTKPVKIVGDRNTNTNLRYKLGKSLGYDSKDLFVVKDPAQAQLPSPNLSTSYVFATGDSFFAYPNNYNYYVSYYKDTFQHGGISMEEMIIPLITMTGKKR, via the coding sequence ATGACAAACGGACAATTACTTTGGGTAGACGACGAGGTGGAACAACTGAAGGGCCACATCATCTTTCTCGAGAAAAAGGGCTACGACGTGACGACTGTTAGCAATGGTACAGACGCCATTGACATATGTAAGGAGCGGTCGTTCGACCTAGTGTTGCTGGACGAGCAGATGCCAGGACTCAGCGGACTGGAGACTCTTCAGCGCATCAAAGAGATTTCGCCTGCCACACCCATTGTCATGGTGACCAAAAGTGAGGAGGAGAATATCATGGAGCAGGCCATCGGACAAAAGATTGCCGACTACCTGATAAAGCCCGTGAACCCCAACCAGATTCTGCTGGTGCTCAAGAAAAACATTCACCGCCGGGAGATAGAAACAGAGGTTACGCAGAGTCGATATCAGCAGCAGTTCCAGCAGATTGCCATGCAGATAATGGACTGCAACACATGGCAGGACTGGATGACTGTTTATAAACAGTTGGTGCATTGGGAACTACAACTGTCGAGCACCGACTCGCAGATGACAGAGATGCTGGCCATGCAGAAAGAGGAAGCTAACATTGGGTTTGCGAAGTTCGTGAAGAAAAACTACCTGAACTGGGTGTCTGCCCTTAACAACCCGAACATCCCTGCCAACGCTGACGCCAACCATCACCCGCTACTCTCTCCTGAGATTTTCAAAACTAAGATATTCCCTCATCTGAACCAGAAGGAGAAGGTGTTCCTTGTGGTGATGGACAATTTCCGTTACGACCAGTGGCGCATGCTGGCACAAGAGATTGGCGACCAATTTGACCTGGACGAGGACCTGTATTTCTCGATTCTGCCTACTGCAACTCAATATGCACGTAATGCCATCTTCAGCGGTTTGATGCCCAACAAGATTGCGAAGATGTTTCCTGAACTATGGGTTGATGAAGATGAGGAGGAGGGCAAGAACCTGAACGAAGGACCTCTGATCAAGACACAACTGGAACGTTATCGCAGACATGAGTCGTTCTCGTATAACAAGATTAACTCGTCGGCCGATGCTGAGAAGTTTATGCAACAGTTGAACCAACTGGACAAGAACGACCTGAATGTAGTGGTATTCAATTTCATCGACATGCTGAGTCATGCTCGAACGGAATCGAAGATGGTGCGCGAACTGGCCAACAACGAGTCGGCCTACCGTAGCATCACTCTGTCATGGTTCCGCCATTCGGTCATTGCTGAGTTCTTCCGCTGGCTGGCGCAGACAAACTATAAGGTAATTGTGACCACCGACCATGGTTCCATCCGATGCACAAAACCGGTGAAGATTGTGGGCGACAGAAACACGAACACCAACTTGCGGTACAAGTTGGGCAAGAGTCTGGGGTACGACTCAAAGGATCTCTTTGTGGTAAAAGACCCTGCACAGGCACAACTGCCGTCGCCCAACCTATCGACAAGCTACGTTTTTGCCACGGGTGACTCGTTCTTTGCCTATCCGAATAATTACAACTATTACGTATCATACTATAAGGACACATTTCAACATGGCGGCATCTCAATGGAGGAGATGATTATTCCGCTCATTACAATGACAGGAAAGAAAAGATAA
- the tsaE gene encoding tRNA (adenosine(37)-N6)-threonylcarbamoyltransferase complex ATPase subunit type 1 TsaE encodes MEIKIKSIDTIRESAREFIENIGESKVFAFYGKMGAGKTTFVKAICEELGVEDVITSPTFAIVNEYEAKGQPIFHFDFYRIKKLDEVYDMGYEDYFYSGALCFIEWPELIEELLPEDAVKVTIGVNDNDERTVSF; translated from the coding sequence ATGGAAATCAAGATTAAGAGTATAGACACCATCCGCGAGTCGGCTCGCGAGTTTATTGAAAACATTGGTGAGAGCAAGGTGTTTGCTTTCTATGGCAAGATGGGTGCAGGAAAGACAACGTTTGTGAAGGCCATCTGCGAGGAACTGGGTGTAGAGGATGTGATTACCAGTCCTACCTTTGCCATCGTCAACGAATATGAGGCTAAAGGACAGCCTATTTTTCACTTCGACTTCTATCGCATCAAGAAGTTGGACGAGGTATACGACATGGGGTATGAGGACTATTTTTACTCGGGCGCGCTTTGTTTCATTGAATGGCCGGAACTCATCGAGGAGTTATTGCCGGAGGATGCTGTGAAGGTGACCATCGGTGTGAACGACAACGACGAGCGTACTGTATCTTTTTAA
- the rplQ gene encoding 50S ribosomal protein L17, giving the protein MRHNKKFNHLGRTASHRASMLANMAISLIMHKRITTTVAKAKALKKYVEPLITKAKEDSTNSRRVVFSYLQNKDAIKELFSTVSEKVGDRPGGYTRIIKLGARQGDAAQVCFIELVDFDPEMAKTETKKKATRRSRKATKAEAPAKEAAKAEEAPVAEEVAAEAPAAEEAPKAE; this is encoded by the coding sequence ATGAGACACAATAAGAAATTCAACCATCTCGGTCGTACTGCATCTCATCGCGCTTCCATGCTTGCCAACATGGCCATTTCGCTGATCATGCACAAAAGAATCACTACGACCGTGGCCAAGGCAAAGGCCCTCAAGAAGTATGTTGAGCCCCTGATCACTAAGGCTAAGGAGGATTCAACAAACTCACGTCGTGTAGTATTTAGCTACCTTCAGAACAAGGACGCTATCAAGGAGCTCTTCTCTACTGTAAGTGAGAAGGTTGGCGATCGTCCCGGTGGATACACCCGCATTATTAAGCTGGGTGCTCGTCAGGGTGACGCTGCTCAGGTTTGCTTTATCGAGCTCGTAGACTTCGATCCCGAGATGGCAAAGACTGAGACCAAGAAGAAGGCTACCCGTCGTTCTCGCAAGGCTACCAAAGCTGAGGCTCCTGCAAAGGAAGCTGCTAAGGCTGAGGAAGCACCCGTTGCTGAGGAGGTTGCTGCTGAGGCTCCCGCAGCCGAGGAGGCTCCGAAGGCTGAATAA
- a CDS encoding DNA-directed RNA polymerase subunit alpha: MAILAFQKPDKVVMLDANDKFGKFEFRPLEPGFGVTIGNALRRILLSSLEGYAINTIRIAGVEHEFSSVPGVKEDVTNIILNLKQVRFKQIVEEFENEKVSITVENSTEFKAGDIGKYLTGFEVLNPDLVICHLDSKASMQIDLTVNKGRGYVPSDENREFCTDVNVIPIDSIYTPIRNVKFAVEPYRVEQKTDYDKLVLEVTTDGSIHPKDALKEAAKILIYHFMLFSDEKITLENNDVEGNQEFDEEILHMRQLLKTKLVDMNLSVRALNCLKAADVETLGDLVQYNKTDLLKFRNFGKKSLTELDDLLESLNLSFGTDISKYKLDKE, from the coding sequence ATGGCGATATTAGCATTTCAAAAACCCGATAAAGTGGTAATGTTGGATGCCAACGACAAGTTCGGCAAGTTCGAATTTCGTCCGTTGGAGCCGGGCTTCGGTGTAACCATCGGTAATGCCCTGCGCCGCATTCTCCTTTCATCGCTCGAGGGCTATGCTATCAACACCATTCGTATTGCTGGTGTTGAGCATGAGTTCTCATCTGTACCTGGTGTAAAGGAAGATGTAACCAACATTATCTTGAACCTGAAGCAAGTAAGGTTCAAGCAAATAGTTGAAGAATTCGAGAACGAGAAAGTCAGCATCACCGTTGAGAATTCTACTGAGTTCAAGGCCGGTGACATCGGCAAGTATCTGACTGGATTTGAAGTGTTAAATCCCGATTTGGTGATTTGTCATCTCGACTCAAAAGCTTCAATGCAGATAGATCTGACCGTGAACAAAGGTCGTGGCTACGTTCCCTCTGACGAGAACCGTGAGTTCTGTACAGACGTTAACGTAATTCCCATTGATTCTATCTACACTCCAATCCGTAATGTTAAGTTCGCTGTAGAGCCTTATCGTGTTGAGCAGAAGACTGACTACGATAAGCTTGTACTCGAGGTTACAACGGATGGTTCCATTCACCCAAAGGACGCCTTGAAAGAGGCTGCAAAGATCCTTATTTATCACTTCATGCTCTTCTCTGATGAGAAGATTACCCTCGAGAACAATGACGTTGAGGGTAACCAGGAGTTTGATGAGGAGATTCTGCATATGCGTCAGTTGCTTAAGACTAAGCTCGTTGACATGAACCTCTCTGTTCGTGCTCTGAACTGTCTGAAGGCTGCTGATGTTGAGACCCTTGGTGATCTCGTGCAGTATAACAAGACAGACCTCCTGAAGTTCCGTAACTTTGGTAAGAAATCGCTCACTGAGCTTGATGATTTGCTCGAGAGTCTGAATCTGTCGTTTGGAACCGATATTTCAAAGTATAAACTGGACAAGGAGTAA
- the rpsD gene encoding 30S ribosomal protein S4 has protein sequence MAKYIGPKSKIARRFGEPIFGADKVLSRRNFPPGQHGNNRRRKQSEYAVMLAEKQKAKYTYGVLERQFRILFEKAAKAEGITGEVLLQLLECRLDNIVFRMGLAPTRAAARQLVGHRHIVVDGKVVNIPSYSVKPGQVVAVREKSKSLEVIGDALAGFNHSKYPWIEWDESQKAGKFLHRPERADIPESIKEQLIVELYSKN, from the coding sequence ATGGCAAAGTATATTGGACCGAAATCTAAAATTGCACGCCGTTTTGGTGAACCCATCTTCGGCGCTGACAAAGTTTTGTCTAGGAGAAACTTCCCTCCTGGACAGCATGGCAATAACCGTCGCCGCAAGCAGTCGGAGTATGCAGTCATGCTGGCAGAGAAGCAGAAAGCCAAGTACACTTATGGAGTGCTTGAGCGCCAGTTCCGTATTTTGTTTGAGAAGGCTGCTAAAGCTGAAGGTATCACCGGTGAGGTGCTGCTTCAGTTGTTGGAATGCCGCCTTGATAACATTGTTTTCCGTATGGGTCTGGCTCCTACCCGTGCAGCTGCACGTCAGTTGGTAGGTCACCGTCACATTGTTGTTGATGGTAAGGTAGTCAACATTCCTTCGTACTCAGTAAAGCCTGGTCAGGTTGTCGCTGTTCGTGAGAAGTCTAAGTCTCTCGAGGTTATTGGTGATGCACTGGCTGGTTTTAATCACAGCAAGTATCCCTGGATTGAGTGGGATGAGTCTCAGAAGGCAGGTAAGTTCCTGCATCGTCCTGAGCGTGCCGATATTCCAGAGAGCATTAAGGAGCAGTTAATCGTTGAGTTGTACTCTAAGAACTAA
- the rpsK gene encoding 30S ribosomal protein S11: MAKKTVASKKRNVKVTAIGQLHVHSSFNNIIVSLANDEGQIISWSSAGKMGFRGSKKNTPYAAQMAAEDCAKVAFDLGLRKVKAYVKGPGNGRESAIRAVHGAGIEVMEIVDVTPLPHNGCRPPKRRRV, encoded by the coding sequence ATGGCAAAGAAAACAGTCGCTTCAAAGAAGAGAAACGTGAAGGTTACCGCTATTGGTCAGCTCCACGTTCACAGTTCTTTCAATAATATTATCGTTTCGTTGGCTAATGACGAGGGTCAGATTATCTCTTGGTCATCAGCTGGTAAGATGGGATTCCGTGGTTCTAAGAAGAACACTCCTTATGCAGCTCAGATGGCTGCTGAGGATTGCGCAAAGGTTGCTTTTGATCTTGGTCTGCGCAAGGTTAAGGCTTATGTAAAGGGTCCCGGTAATGGACGTGAGTCAGCAATCCGTGCCGTACATGGTGCTGGTATCGAGGTTATGGAGATCGTTGATGTTACTCCATTGCCACACAATGGTTGTCGTCCTCCCAAGCGTCGTCGCGTATAA
- the rpsM gene encoding 30S ribosomal protein S13: MAIRIVGVDLPQNKRGEIALTYIYGIGRSSSAKILDKAGVSRDLKVSEWNDDQAAKIREIIGAEFKVEGDLRSEIQLNIKRLMDIGCYRGVRHRNGLPVRGQSTKNNARTRKGKKKTVANKKKATK; the protein is encoded by the coding sequence ATGGCAATAAGAATTGTTGGAGTAGATTTGCCCCAGAATAAGCGTGGCGAAATCGCATTGACCTATATCTATGGTATTGGTCGAAGTAGTTCAGCAAAGATATTGGATAAGGCAGGCGTCAGCCGCGACCTGAAGGTTAGCGAGTGGAACGACGACCAGGCAGCCAAGATCCGTGAAATTATCGGCGCTGAATTCAAAGTAGAGGGTGATCTTCGTAGTGAGATCCAGTTGAATATCAAGCGACTGATGGATATTGGTTGCTATCGTGGAGTCCGTCATCGTAATGGTCTTCCTGTTCGCGGTCAGAGCACCAAGAACAATGCTCGTACCCGTAAAGGTAAGAAGAAGACTGTTGCAAACAAGAAGAAGGCCACTAAGTAA
- the rpmJ gene encoding 50S ribosomal protein L36, with the protein MKTRASLKKRTPDCKIVRRKGRLFVINKKNPKYKMRQG; encoded by the coding sequence ATGAAAACAAGAGCATCGTTGAAAAAGCGTACTCCCGACTGCAAGATCGTTCGTCGTAAGGGTCGCCTGTTCGTGATCAACAAGAAGAACCCTAAGTACAAGATGCGTCAGGGTTAA
- the infA gene encoding translation initiation factor IF-1 produces MAKQSAIEQDGTIIESLSNAMFRVELENGVQIIAHISGKMRMHYIRILPGDKVKVEMSPYDLTKGRIVFRYK; encoded by the coding sequence ATGGCAAAACAATCCGCTATTGAGCAGGATGGAACCATCATCGAGTCGCTCTCGAATGCAATGTTCCGCGTAGAACTTGAGAATGGGGTACAAATCATTGCCCATATCTCTGGAAAGATGAGAATGCACTATATTCGAATCTTGCCCGGTGATAAGGTTAAGGTTGAGATGAGCCCCTATGATTTGACAAAAGGAAGAATTGTTTTTCGATACAAATAA
- the map gene encoding type I methionyl aminopeptidase, producing MKIFLKTEDEIELMRQANQLVGKTLGELAKHIKPGVTTLQLDRVADEFIRDHGAVPTFKGFPNPYGGPFPASICTSVNDVVVHGVPNENTVLKEGDIISIDCGTLLNGFNGDSAYTFCVGEISDEVKKLLHVTKQSLYEGIKNAVAGKHLGDISAAVQDYCEAEHYGVVRELTGHGIGREMHEDPPVPNYGRRGNGIMLKEGMCIAIEPMITMGKRDIYLGTDRWSVCTRDGMPAAHFEHTIVVRRGEAEILSSFEEIEAN from the coding sequence ATGAAGATATTTCTGAAAACTGAGGATGAAATAGAGCTGATGCGTCAAGCCAACCAACTCGTTGGTAAAACACTTGGCGAATTAGCAAAGCATATCAAACCTGGTGTGACGACCCTCCAGTTGGATCGAGTGGCCGATGAGTTTATCAGAGACCACGGTGCAGTTCCAACATTTAAGGGCTTCCCCAATCCATATGGAGGGCCGTTTCCTGCCAGTATCTGCACATCGGTAAATGATGTAGTGGTTCATGGTGTTCCTAATGAGAATACGGTACTAAAGGAAGGTGATATTATTTCTATCGACTGTGGTACGCTTCTCAATGGCTTTAATGGAGATTCTGCATATACGTTCTGTGTTGGTGAAATCTCGGATGAAGTTAAGAAATTACTTCATGTAACAAAGCAATCTCTCTATGAGGGAATTAAGAACGCTGTGGCAGGGAAGCACCTCGGAGACATTAGTGCTGCTGTACAGGACTATTGTGAAGCCGAGCATTATGGCGTAGTGAGAGAACTTACTGGTCATGGTATTGGACGCGAAATGCACGAAGATCCTCCAGTTCCAAACTACGGACGACGTGGTAATGGTATTATGCTGAAAGAAGGTATGTGCATCGCTATTGAGCCCATGATAACCATGGGAAAGCGAGATATCTACTTAGGTACTGATCGTTGGAGTGTTTGTACACGAGACGGAATGCCAGCCGCGCACTTTGAACATACAATAGTCGTTCGTAGAGGTGAAGCAGAGATTTTATCATCATTTGAAGAAATAGAAGCAAACTAA
- the secY gene encoding preprotein translocase subunit SecY has translation MKKFIDTLKNIWKIEDLRQRILITVLFVAIYRFGSKIVLPGIDYNGLEKLQSQTAEGLMSLLDMFSGGAFSHASIFALGIMPYISASIVMQLLAVAVPYFQKMQREGESGRKKISMYTRYLTVAILLFQAPSYLFNLKFQVGPALASGIDWPVFMVPATIILAAGSMFILWLGERITDKGIGNGVSLIIMIGIIARLPMAFYQEVSSRFAAITGGGLVMFIIEIIILYAVVCAAIVLVQGVRKIPVQYAKRVVGNKQYGGARQYIPLKLFAANVMPIIFAQALMFIPLAIAQYANPQDASWFMRSMTDHQSWLYNVIFAVLIIAFTYFYTAITLNPTQMAEDMKRNNGFIPGVKPGKDTAEYIDTVMSRITLPGSLFIAFIAIMPAFAGLLDVKQEFAQFFGGTSLLILVGVVLDTLQQIESHLLMRHYDGLLNSGRIHGRGGVAAY, from the coding sequence ATGAAGAAGTTTATAGACACCCTAAAGAACATCTGGAAGATTGAGGACCTGCGTCAGCGCATCCTCATCACAGTCCTGTTTGTCGCAATTTACCGTTTCGGTTCTAAAATCGTGCTTCCGGGCATTGACTATAATGGACTTGAAAAGTTGCAGAGTCAGACGGCAGAAGGTCTGATGTCACTTCTTGATATGTTCTCGGGTGGCGCATTTTCCCACGCTTCAATTTTTGCGTTGGGTATCATGCCTTACATCTCGGCTTCTATCGTTATGCAGCTTCTCGCTGTAGCTGTGCCTTATTTCCAAAAGATGCAGCGTGAGGGTGAGAGCGGACGTAAAAAGATTAGTATGTATACTCGGTACCTGACAGTGGCAATCCTGCTGTTTCAGGCACCGAGTTACCTCTTTAACCTTAAGTTCCAGGTTGGTCCTGCTCTTGCATCGGGTATCGATTGGCCTGTGTTCATGGTTCCCGCTACCATCATCCTTGCCGCAGGAAGTATGTTCATCCTTTGGCTGGGTGAGCGCATAACTGATAAGGGTATAGGTAATGGTGTCTCATTGATTATTATGATTGGTATCATTGCTCGTCTTCCAATGGCCTTCTACCAAGAAGTGTCATCTCGCTTTGCGGCTATCACGGGCGGTGGTCTGGTGATGTTTATCATCGAGATTATCATTCTTTATGCAGTTGTTTGCGCAGCTATTGTTTTGGTGCAGGGCGTCCGCAAGATTCCCGTACAGTATGCTAAGCGTGTTGTTGGAAATAAACAGTATGGCGGCGCTCGTCAGTATATTCCGCTGAAGTTGTTCGCAGCCAATGTAATGCCTATCATCTTTGCCCAGGCACTGATGTTCATTCCTTTGGCTATCGCTCAGTATGCTAATCCTCAGGATGCTAGCTGGTTCATGCGCTCTATGACTGATCACCAGAGTTGGCTGTATAATGTCATCTTCGCTGTTTTGATTATCGCTTTCACTTACTTCTATACTGCTATCACGTTGAATCCAACGCAGATGGCAGAGGATATGAAGCGTAATAACGGTTTTATCCCTGGTGTTAAACCTGGTAAGGATACCGCTGAGTACATTGATACAGTGATGTCGCGTATCACTTTGCCTGGCTCACTCTTTATTGCTTTCATTGCTATCATGCCTGCTTTTGCAGGATTGTTGGATGTGAAGCAGGAGTTCGCCCAGTTCTTCGGTGGCACTTCGTTGCTGATTCTTGTTGGTGTAGTACTCGATACTCTCCAGCAGATTGAGAGCCATTTGCTGATGCGCCATTATGATGGTTTGCTCAATTCAGGACGTATTCATGGCCGTGGTGGCGTAGCCGCTTACTAA